In Nocardioides ginsengisegetis, a single window of DNA contains:
- a CDS encoding alpha-hydroxy-acid oxidizing protein: MTETKTDPLTARAAQAAISVGRAVQSRIYREGVFGRRPVVPVEPAALEAEAERRMSPEAWAYVAGGAGQQRTVRANLQAFDKHRIVPRMLVDVEDRDLSVELFGRRIPAPVLFAPIGVLEMAHPEAERAVAAAARSLGLPMVISTQGSIPMEETAEALGDSPRWYQLYWSRNDSVVDSFVRRAEAIGSEAIVVTLDTHVLGWRTHDLDLGYLPFARAEGIAQYTSDPAFRALAEARAATPSSEPTPRPTLSAVKALFSMARHYPGGFVDNLRSPVPRAAVETFLDVFSRSTLTWDNLDYLRSRTSLPILLKGIQDPRDAALAIEHGMDGIVVSNHGGRQVDGAIGSLDALPRIVEEVGDRIPVLFDSGVRSGADAFKALALGASAVLVGRPWVYGLALGGAAGAQAVMEHVLAELDLTMALTGVSTVDEITRDLLA, translated from the coding sequence GTGACCGAGACCAAGACCGACCCGCTGACCGCCCGCGCGGCCCAGGCCGCGATCTCCGTCGGCCGCGCCGTGCAGAGCCGGATCTACCGCGAGGGCGTCTTCGGTCGCCGGCCCGTCGTACCGGTCGAGCCGGCGGCTCTCGAGGCCGAGGCGGAGCGCCGGATGAGCCCCGAGGCGTGGGCCTACGTCGCGGGCGGTGCCGGGCAGCAGCGCACGGTGCGGGCCAACCTCCAGGCCTTCGACAAGCACCGGATCGTGCCGCGGATGCTGGTCGACGTGGAGGACCGCGACCTGTCGGTCGAGCTGTTCGGCCGCCGGATCCCCGCGCCCGTCCTCTTCGCGCCGATCGGCGTGCTCGAGATGGCGCACCCCGAGGCCGAGCGGGCGGTCGCCGCGGCCGCCCGGTCGCTGGGGTTGCCGATGGTGATCTCGACGCAGGGCTCGATCCCGATGGAGGAGACCGCGGAGGCGCTCGGTGACTCGCCGCGGTGGTACCAGCTCTACTGGAGCCGGAACGACTCCGTCGTCGACTCCTTCGTGCGGCGGGCCGAGGCGATCGGCAGCGAGGCCATCGTCGTCACGCTCGACACCCACGTGCTCGGGTGGCGCACCCACGACCTCGACCTCGGCTACCTCCCGTTCGCGCGGGCCGAGGGCATCGCGCAGTACACCAGCGACCCGGCGTTCCGCGCGCTCGCCGAGGCCCGGGCGGCGACCCCGTCGTCCGAGCCGACGCCGCGGCCGACGCTGTCCGCGGTCAAGGCGCTGTTCTCGATGGCCCGGCACTACCCCGGTGGGTTCGTCGACAACCTGCGCTCGCCGGTGCCGCGGGCGGCGGTCGAGACGTTCCTCGACGTGTTCTCCCGGTCCACGCTGACCTGGGACAACCTCGACTACCTGCGCTCGCGGACCTCCCTGCCCATCCTGCTCAAGGGCATCCAGGACCCGCGCGACGCCGCGCTCGCGATCGAGCACGGCATGGACGGCATCGTGGTCTCCAACCACGGCGGCCGCCAGGTCGACGGCGCGATCGGCTCGCTCGACGCCCTCCCGCGGATCGTGGAGGAGGTCGGCGACCGGATCCCGGTGCTGTTCGACTCCGGCGTCCGCAGCGGCGCCGACGCCTTCAAGGCGCTGGCGCTCGGCGCCTCGGCGGTCCTCGTCGGACGCCCGTGGGTCTACGGCCTCGCGCTCGGTGGCGCCGCCGGGGCCCAGGCCGTCATGGAGCACGTGCTCGCCGAGCTGGACCTCACGATGGCGCTCACCGGCGTCTCCACGGTCGACGAGATCACCCGGGACCTCCTGGCCTGA
- a CDS encoding mycothiol transferase, with protein MTPAELLLDAFGRIAEGGCAVVEGLEPDELTHRVGPDANSISWLVWHLTRIQDDHVAEVAGTEQVWTEQGFDARFHFPFDTAATGYGHTREEAGRVRASAGLLAAYLTAVHERSVAFLKTVTEADLDRVVDERWDPPVTLGVRLVSVTGDGLQHLGQAKYVRGLLAR; from the coding sequence ATGACCCCTGCCGAGCTCCTGCTGGACGCCTTCGGGCGGATCGCCGAGGGCGGGTGCGCCGTCGTGGAGGGCCTCGAGCCCGACGAGCTGACCCACCGGGTCGGGCCCGACGCCAACTCCATCTCCTGGCTGGTCTGGCACCTCACCCGGATCCAGGACGACCACGTCGCCGAGGTCGCCGGGACCGAGCAGGTGTGGACCGAGCAGGGCTTCGACGCGCGCTTCCACTTCCCCTTCGACACCGCCGCCACCGGCTACGGCCACACCCGCGAGGAGGCGGGCCGGGTGCGCGCGTCCGCGGGCCTGCTCGCCGCCTACCTGACCGCCGTCCACGAGCGGTCCGTGGCGTTCCTCAAGACCGTGACCGAGGCGGACCTCGACCGGGTCGTCGACGAGCGCTGGGACCCGCCGGTCACCCTGGGCGTCCGGCTGGTCAGCGTGACCGGCGACGGGCTGCAGCACCTCGGTCAGGCGAAGTACGTCCGCGGCCTGCTGGCCCGCTGA
- a CDS encoding ABC1 kinase family protein encodes MGTPTSSTQRYAALARLLVRHGRSDLLAGAGLDEFSIDDDMPAGDVDEAEAFARDLENLGPTYVKLGQLLSTRFDLLPTAYTTALARLQDAAEPFPFEQVQEIVEGELGGQIRHLFADFDPEPMAVASLGQVHRATLPSGRRVVVKVQRPDARDQAREDMEVLAKLAGLADRHTGAGRRYGFGDLLTQFRRSLAGELDYRREARNLAKFRELCAGYDLLVVPEPVPDHSSSRVLTMERLDGRKVTDVGPLGLLEVEARPMVDQLFACYLKLMLQDGVLHADPHPGNVLLTDDGRLGLLDLGMVTTVPGRLQDRLVRLLLAIGDGDGDEAAAVLAGMGHPLDDYDAAAFRDEVAHLVTEAAVAGSDVQAGTVLMELSRTSGQHGLRPPAEMSMVGKALLNLDRVTLHLDPDFDPAQAIRSNVGDLLTSGLKVSPAGVMAAAIEAKEFTALLPKRANRILDALAEGEFSVRVQAMDEERLHRVLQRVANRVTLGIIIAATVLGAALMMRVPTDHRIWGYPALAMGFFMFAVLAGAALAGWIVLTDRKVARQDRTGT; translated from the coding sequence ATGGGAACCCCGACGTCGAGCACCCAGCGGTACGCCGCGCTCGCCCGCCTGCTCGTCCGCCACGGCCGCTCCGACCTGCTCGCCGGGGCGGGTCTCGACGAGTTCTCGATCGACGACGACATGCCAGCGGGCGACGTCGACGAGGCCGAGGCGTTCGCGCGCGACCTCGAGAACCTCGGGCCCACCTACGTGAAGCTCGGGCAGCTGCTGTCCACGCGCTTCGACCTGCTGCCCACGGCGTACACGACCGCGCTCGCGCGGCTCCAGGACGCGGCCGAGCCGTTCCCCTTCGAGCAGGTGCAGGAGATCGTCGAGGGCGAGCTTGGCGGCCAGATCCGCCACCTCTTCGCCGACTTCGACCCCGAGCCGATGGCCGTCGCCTCGCTCGGGCAGGTCCACCGGGCCACCCTCCCGAGCGGCCGCCGGGTCGTGGTGAAGGTGCAGCGTCCCGACGCGCGCGACCAGGCGCGCGAGGACATGGAGGTGCTCGCGAAGCTCGCCGGCCTGGCCGACCGGCACACGGGGGCGGGCCGGCGCTACGGCTTCGGCGACCTGCTCACGCAGTTCCGGCGCTCCCTGGCGGGCGAACTTGACTACCGGCGCGAGGCCCGCAACCTGGCGAAGTTCCGGGAGCTGTGCGCCGGCTACGACCTGCTGGTCGTCCCCGAGCCGGTCCCGGACCACTCCAGCTCGCGGGTGCTCACGATGGAGCGGCTCGACGGCCGCAAGGTCACCGACGTCGGTCCGCTCGGCCTGCTCGAGGTCGAGGCGCGGCCGATGGTCGACCAGCTCTTCGCCTGCTACCTCAAGCTGATGCTCCAGGACGGCGTCCTGCACGCCGACCCGCACCCGGGCAACGTGCTCCTCACCGACGACGGGCGGCTCGGCCTGCTCGACCTCGGCATGGTCACCACGGTCCCCGGGCGGCTCCAGGACCGCCTGGTCCGGCTGCTCCTGGCGATCGGGGACGGGGACGGGGACGAGGCCGCCGCCGTGCTGGCCGGCATGGGCCACCCGCTCGACGACTACGACGCCGCCGCCTTCCGGGACGAGGTCGCCCACCTGGTGACCGAGGCGGCCGTCGCCGGGTCCGACGTCCAGGCGGGCACCGTGCTGATGGAGCTGAGCCGCACCTCCGGCCAGCACGGGCTCCGGCCGCCGGCCGAGATGTCGATGGTGGGCAAGGCGCTGCTCAACCTGGACCGGGTCACGTTGCACCTCGACCCCGACTTCGACCCCGCCCAAGCCATCCGCAGCAACGTCGGCGACCTGCTCACCAGCGGGCTCAAGGTGAGCCCGGCCGGGGTGATGGCGGCCGCGATCGAGGCCAAGGAGTTCACCGCCCTGCTGCCCAAGCGCGCCAACCGGATCCTCGACGCCCTCGCCGAGGGCGAGTTCTCCGTGCGCGTGCAGGCGATGGACGAGGAGCGGCTCCACCGGGTGCTGCAGCGGGTCGCCAACCGGGTCACCCTGGGCATCATCATCGCGGCGACCGTCCTGGGCGCCGCCCTGATGATGCGGGTGCCCACCGACCACCGGATCTGGGGCTACCCGGCGCTGGCGATGGGGTTCTTCATGTTCGCGGTGCTCGCCGGCGCCGCGCTGGCCGGCTGGATCGTGCTGACCGACCGGAAGGTCGCCCGGCAGGACCGGACCGGCACCTGA
- a CDS encoding SDR family NAD(P)-dependent oxidoreductase: MNPSSTDDLDAALDAALDPALAAEAGVDPEDLATTVRVLQQLHHLPEDHPDIRTVKHAASHMYKALKRERRTRKRAAELAADRAVTERTATGSPMRIDDETQGIPLVSSVKGAFAGELINPRGCYICKNDYTLVDAFYHYLCPTCAAFSHTKRDQRTDLSGKRALLTGGRAKIGMYIALRLLRDGAHTTITTRFPKDAVRRFAALEDSADWLHRLKIVGIDLRDPTQVVSLADEVAAAGPLDILINNAAQTVRRSPGSYSQLVEMESAPLPDHSELSGLPEMVTFDRISEAHPAAIAGTLRQHAVAHHEGESVEEAIAAQTAASMTALALTAGNASLEAHLAGTAVDAGGLLPDLQTENSWTQKVEEVDPLELLEVQLCNATAPFILISRLRPAMRAARAAGARRTYVVNVSAMEGQFSRSYKGPGHPHTNMAKAALNMLTRTSAGEMFETDGILMTAVDTGWITDERPHQEKLRIAAEGWHAPLDLVDGAARVYDPIVMGEAGQDLFGCFVKDFKPSPW, translated from the coding sequence GTGAATCCGAGCAGCACCGACGATCTCGACGCCGCCCTCGACGCCGCCCTCGACCCGGCTCTGGCGGCCGAGGCGGGCGTCGACCCCGAGGACCTCGCGACCACGGTGCGGGTGCTGCAGCAGCTGCACCACCTGCCCGAGGACCACCCGGACATCCGGACGGTCAAGCACGCGGCCTCGCACATGTACAAGGCGCTCAAGCGCGAGCGCCGCACCCGCAAGCGCGCCGCCGAGCTGGCCGCGGACCGGGCCGTCACCGAGCGCACCGCCACCGGCTCGCCGATGCGGATCGACGACGAGACCCAGGGCATCCCGCTGGTCTCGTCGGTCAAGGGCGCCTTCGCGGGCGAGCTGATCAACCCGCGCGGCTGCTACATCTGCAAGAACGACTACACGCTGGTCGACGCGTTCTACCACTACCTCTGCCCCACCTGCGCGGCGTTCTCCCACACCAAGCGCGACCAGCGCACCGACCTCAGCGGCAAGCGGGCGCTGCTCACCGGCGGCCGCGCCAAGATCGGCATGTACATCGCGCTGCGCCTGCTCCGCGACGGCGCCCACACGACCATCACGACCCGCTTCCCGAAGGACGCCGTACGCCGCTTCGCCGCCCTCGAGGACAGCGCCGACTGGCTGCACCGGCTCAAGATCGTCGGCATCGACCTGCGCGACCCCACCCAGGTCGTGTCGCTCGCCGACGAGGTCGCCGCGGCCGGCCCGCTCGACATCCTGATCAACAACGCCGCCCAGACCGTGCGGCGCTCCCCGGGCTCCTACAGCCAGCTGGTCGAGATGGAGTCGGCGCCGCTGCCCGACCACAGCGAACTGTCAGGGCTGCCCGAGATGGTCACCTTCGACCGGATCAGCGAGGCCCACCCCGCGGCGATCGCCGGCACCCTGCGCCAGCACGCCGTGGCCCACCACGAGGGCGAGTCGGTCGAGGAGGCGATCGCGGCGCAGACCGCGGCGTCGATGACCGCGCTGGCCCTGACCGCCGGCAACGCCAGCCTCGAGGCGCACCTCGCCGGGACCGCCGTCGACGCGGGCGGCCTGCTGCCCGACCTGCAGACGGAGAACTCCTGGACCCAGAAGGTCGAGGAGGTCGACCCGCTGGAGCTGCTCGAGGTCCAGCTCTGCAACGCGACGGCGCCGTTCATCCTGATCTCGCGGCTGCGGCCGGCGATGCGGGCGGCCCGCGCGGCCGGTGCGCGGCGTACCTATGTGGTCAACGTGTCCGCGATGGAGGGGCAGTTCTCCCGGTCCTACAAGGGCCCCGGCCACCCGCACACCAACATGGCCAAGGCCGCGCTCAACATGCTGACCCGCACCAGCGCGGGCGAGATGTTCGAGACCGACGGGATCCTGATGACGGCCGTCGACACCGGCTGGATCACCGACGAGCGCCCGCACCAGGAGAAGCTGCGGATCGCGGCCGAGGGCTGGCACGCGCCGCTCGACCTGGTCGACGGCGCGGCCCGCGTCTACGACCCGATCGTGATGGGCGAGGCGGGGCAGGACCTCTTCGGCTGCTTCGTGAAGGACTTCAAGCCGAGCCCCTGGTGA
- a CDS encoding MFS transporter has translation MARLRDGIKDLVADTRPLQNPHFRRLWTANIITVIGAQLTVVAVPAQIYAETHSSAYVGLTGLFGLVPLVVFGLWGGALADVFDRRTMLICTTTGLIGTSALFWLQAAAGGGHVWLLLGLFSVQQAFFAVNQPTRSAVLPKLLPLEQLPAANSLNMTIMQAGAIAGPLVAGTLIPVLGFSWLYLLDTLTLFATLSAVVRLPRLAVEGAPTATPGLRSVVEGLAYLRGHPVLLMSFVVDLIAMVFGMPRALFPQIAHEGFGGPSGGGLAFALLFAAIPAGAVVGGVFSGWVSRVDRQGRAVIVCILVWGLAMIGFGVAVGLAGHWRTPMLGAAVAMLVLGGAADMASAAFRTSMLQSAAADSVRGRLQGVFIVVVAGGPRIADVAHGATAAAVGTAAAAAGGGVLVVVGTVVAAIAVPSFVRYRITRPTAEAA, from the coding sequence GTGGCGAGGCTCCGGGACGGCATCAAGGACCTGGTGGCGGACACGCGGCCCCTGCAGAACCCGCACTTCCGCCGACTGTGGACCGCCAACATCATCACGGTGATCGGCGCCCAGCTGACGGTCGTCGCGGTCCCGGCGCAGATCTACGCCGAGACCCACTCCTCGGCGTACGTCGGCCTCACCGGGCTCTTCGGCCTGGTCCCGCTCGTCGTCTTCGGGCTGTGGGGCGGCGCGCTCGCCGACGTCTTCGACCGGCGCACGATGCTGATCTGCACGACCACGGGCCTGATCGGCACCAGCGCGCTGTTCTGGCTGCAGGCGGCAGCGGGAGGCGGCCACGTGTGGCTGCTGCTGGGGCTCTTCTCGGTGCAGCAGGCGTTCTTCGCGGTCAACCAGCCGACCCGCAGCGCGGTGCTGCCCAAGCTGCTGCCGCTCGAGCAGCTGCCCGCCGCCAACTCCCTGAACATGACGATCATGCAGGCGGGCGCTATCGCGGGTCCGCTCGTCGCCGGCACGCTGATCCCGGTGCTCGGCTTCTCCTGGCTCTACCTGCTGGACACGCTCACGCTCTTCGCCACCCTCTCTGCGGTGGTCCGCCTTCCCCGGCTCGCCGTCGAGGGCGCACCCACGGCCACGCCCGGGCTGCGGTCGGTCGTCGAGGGGCTGGCCTATCTGCGCGGCCACCCGGTGCTGCTGATGTCCTTCGTGGTCGACCTGATCGCGATGGTCTTCGGCATGCCGCGGGCGCTCTTCCCGCAGATCGCCCACGAGGGCTTCGGGGGCCCGTCCGGCGGTGGCCTGGCGTTCGCGCTGCTGTTCGCCGCGATCCCCGCCGGCGCCGTCGTCGGCGGCGTCTTCTCCGGGTGGGTCTCCCGGGTCGACCGGCAGGGCCGCGCGGTCATCGTCTGCATCCTCGTCTGGGGCCTGGCGATGATCGGCTTCGGCGTCGCGGTCGGGCTCGCCGGCCACTGGCGCACCCCGATGCTCGGTGCCGCGGTCGCGATGCTGGTGCTCGGTGGGGCGGCCGACATGGCCTCGGCGGCGTTCCGCACGAGCATGCTCCAGAGCGCGGCGGCCGACTCGGTCCGCGGCCGGCTGCAGGGCGTCTTCATCGTCGTGGTCGCCGGCGGGCCGCGGATCGCGGACGTCGCCCACGGGGCCACGGCCGCGGCGGTCGGCACGGCCGCGGCGGCCGCCGGCGGCGGCGTGCTCGTCGTGGTCGGGACGGTCGTCGCGGCGATCGCCGTGCCGTCCTTCGTGCGCTACCGGATCACCCGGCCCACCGCCGAAGCGGCCTGA
- a CDS encoding ATP-binding cassette domain-containing protein — MTTLDSGRDVRYDIGELGRPGGIGIRCQGVVHLYRTFEGHDVVALQGVDLTIEPGERVAFLGPSGSGKSTLLTLLGGIQKPSAGRIFLGNEEISRMGERYLARIRSRRVSTMLQGSTRNLLAYATARQNIAFARLAMTSAERKDAVADIDLLRVVGLDQQIDQVVSTMSGGQRQRLALACAVSTGPQLLLADEPTSQLSHEDRDHVIELIHNLGDDLGTTIVVVTHQPEVAATFPRTVTMKGGRVGAEGRDGAEYVVIGAEGVVHLPTHLAEQWPQGTLVRIEPEDVDRLVVSRPSDTPEAPVGHPVGHPADHAAEHAADHSASTTEELA, encoded by the coding sequence GTGACCACGCTGGACAGCGGGCGGGACGTCCGTTACGACATCGGCGAGCTCGGTCGGCCGGGGGGCATCGGCATCCGTTGCCAGGGCGTCGTGCATCTCTACCGGACCTTCGAGGGCCACGACGTCGTCGCCCTCCAGGGCGTCGACCTGACCATCGAGCCCGGCGAGCGGGTCGCGTTCCTCGGACCCAGCGGCTCGGGCAAGTCGACTCTCCTCACGCTGCTCGGCGGCATCCAGAAGCCCAGCGCCGGCCGGATCTTCCTCGGCAACGAGGAGATCTCGCGGATGGGGGAGCGCTACCTCGCCCGGATCCGCTCCCGCCGCGTCAGCACCATGCTCCAGGGCTCGACCCGCAACCTGCTGGCCTACGCGACCGCCCGCCAGAACATCGCCTTCGCCCGCCTCGCGATGACCTCGGCGGAGCGCAAGGACGCCGTCGCGGACATCGACCTGCTCCGCGTCGTCGGCCTCGACCAGCAGATCGACCAGGTTGTCTCGACCATGTCCGGCGGCCAGCGCCAGCGCCTCGCCCTCGCCTGCGCGGTCTCGACCGGCCCGCAGCTGCTGCTCGCCGACGAGCCGACCAGCCAGCTCAGCCACGAGGACCGCGACCACGTCATCGAGCTGATCCACAACCTCGGCGACGACCTCGGCACCACCATCGTGGTCGTCACCCACCAGCCCGAGGTCGCCGCGACCTTCCCGCGCACCGTGACCATGAAGGGCGGCCGGGTCGGCGCCGAGGGCCGCGACGGCGCCGAGTACGTCGTGATCGGCGCCGAGGGCGTCGTCCACCTCCCGACCCACCTCGCCGAGCAGTGGCCGCAGGGCACCCTGGTCCGGATCGAGCCCGAGGACGTCGACCGGCTCGTCGTCTCCCGGCCCTCGGACACGCCCGAGGCGCCCGTTGGCCACCCCGTTGGCCACCCCGCTGACCACGCCGCTGAGCACGCAGCCGACCACTCCGCCAGCACGACCGAGGAGCTGGCATGA